The Penaeus monodon isolate SGIC_2016 chromosome 6, NSTDA_Pmon_1, whole genome shotgun sequence genomic sequence ATTTTGACTCATGACTGCAGGAGCCTGCAAATGTTCATCCTTGTGAAATGATACAAGGAAATGTCACTGTCCCAAAGATGGTGAAATTCAAAAGTGTAAATCTGCATCTGAAAACACTGTTGGCATCATGCACTTTAATTATGCATGTTTAAGCATGAAAGTTTTAGAGGCACATCATCTAGCACTTCAAATCCTTTATTCTGGTAGAAAGCTTaatgaaagggtaaaaaaaaaaaaagaaaaacaaaaagcatcTCTTGCCCAACAGCAAAATATACCAAAGATGCTGCAACAGAAGGTCATGGGGATTCAAAGTGAATCCTATCTCTTGAAATGCACTTTTGGCGGCCGAGGTGATGGATGGCCCAATCCACCAGCACTGAAACGTATGACTAATGTTCCAAAAGAGATCTGGAAGTGTATGtgctttttatatgtaaaattaggtCAGTGTTACTTGACCTAATTACTGCTAGGACCTTATTTCCAGCTTCTATTTTTCTTGTAACTATTATTTAAGTCCTATTACTGTTTACCAAGTTATTACTAATGCCTTCATCTCAAAACTTTGCACTGTAAAACTAACAAAACAGGAGTAACTTCTATCAAGCTAAATTTTCTGAACTGTtaacaattaaatatatttcttctctgtaaCCATAACTTATGACAGCTCTTGGGCTCAACCTAATAAAGGAAAGCAGGTACTAGCCTTCTATTTGTTACAGTACAGAGTGGATTATTTTAAGGTAACAGTTCCTTTTAAACTAATAGCACTATCTCCTGCTCAAGTTCTGTAATTTTCAAATTTagtgaacagaaaaataaagaaaaaagaaaaagaaatttaacccATGTAATCCACAATAAGAACTATAATCAATACATTCAATTACTTTTTGTATGTGCTATCTTCACATTAatagttatatacttaaatacaatGTGTGACATTAACACGAGAATGCTGAAAGAAATTTTGCAACACCTCAGTGCCTAACACAATTTTCTCATGATAGAATCTTTGAGCTGTATGAAGCTGTTAGTTGTAAGAATTTGTTTTTCATATCCTTTTGCATTATTTTGGcatatatgttgatttttttgaGGAATTATTCCTTAGTAAAGGATTTTGTGCTTCAATGTATGTATCCCACAATTTCTTAAAGCATTTATGTTCTCAGCACACTTCACGTAGAtattaatcttttaaaatatgtttagtTTCATGCTACACATGTGCATTTCACAATTAAGGACAGATAATGTTGACAGCTCTGAACTACTAAATTGCTTCCTATATTgcttaaaatgcatatattttgatAAACACGATGTAGTATGGTCTCTTCAACTCTTTCTGCCTGATATATATGTCATAGTGCAGAGCCTGTTGTCCTTAAAATTTCTAAACCAAAATtaaactgatgaaaaaaaaaaaacatttcatgtaAGTAcctacaaaagatttttttttaaagtattatcatgacataaaactgtgtgtacataatataaaaatgacattAAATATCAATGTAAcatcaaagataatgatagtcACCCCTCACTATGATCTGTACCCTTGGCAATAAGTGGTCAGTCCTACTGACCACCAAAACTTTTGTTTGTAATATCATGCCTGATTATCATTTCTTCACTTTTATGCTATTATTGTATTCTTAAAATTTGTCTAAAATAGTTTGGGTCTACACACTTGTTTGAAGCACTTTATCTCTCTATAAGCGGTTAATGaagataaactaaaataaaagttcAACTTGTGCAAAGTCCAACTGATTATCAAAATAAATTGGAAATATCTATTGCTGATATAAGGTActttgtatgtaaaaatatttaaattaatttattaaaacaaaaaataaagaaaaatgtaaatgagtAAAAAATCTAAACGTCTTCAAGGAAGTGGTTACTCCTACTGACCACTTCATGTTAAGCATACCATTGTGACATGAAAACTATTTATGAAGACCATATTTTCTTTAAGCAAGCAACCACAAATAACACAGCTTTACAATTAATCACAAAACTACCAGTTTTTAAGGTATTAATGTTGGTTGAAATTGAAGTCATATGCTATATGAATTTCATCAACATGCTTCTTAAAGGGTTAAGTAATCGATTAATGACTAgtcactatccatttctcacatACCAAACTTTCATCTTTCAAATTGAAGAGCCTCTGCAAGTAGGGTCTCACAACTcaactttctttttgtttgtttgtctgtttgtttaatcTGTCCATAAATTTACTGACTAACTGTTGCagcttgttttattttgttttttctcttgcatGCGACCCAAATAACTGTGATGGACATGTCAAGCTCATTTTATTTTCTGGGTGACTGCTGGGATCTACTGAGTGAAGACAAAGATAGGCTGTTAACTTCTtagtttcttattttcatttacataaacaatggaggggaaaacaggggacaaatgctatactatatatgtttcctagtatcaatattatcaataaaatattgACTAATGTCTCATccattcccttatatatatatatatatatatatatatataaaaatagatagatatatagatagtaataaatatattatatagtatagataatatagatatattagaagaagaaaaaaataaaaaataattatattataattatataatatatatatatatatatatatataatatacatatatatatatatatatatatatatttatatattatatatatattataaatcaatttttattaatataataaattttatatttattttatatatattatatataatatatattatataatatataatatatatatataatatacatatatatatatattatatatatatattttataatataatatatatatatatatatatatataaattaatatatatatatatataatatatatatataatatatatattatatataaattttataatattataataatatatatatataactaattttatattatatatataatattattatatattatattatattatatatataatataataattatatatatatgattagtatataatatatatatatatatatatatattaaaatataattaaaattatatatataatatattattataacattttatataatatatataatatatatataataattttatatatatattataatatattataaaatttttttaaaatattatatatattataaaaacaacacaccaattcatatataatatatattatatattatataaaaatattaaatataggtttgtgtgttttgtttttgtttttttttggtgtgtgtgtgggtgtgtgtgtgtagtgtaatatatatatatatatttaacaaccataatatacatatatatacataataacaatattttaataatatatatatatcaaccctatatatataatatattaaatacaatataaaaatatacatatatatataacatataataaataaataatataatatataataattattataacatataatataatataatatacatatatataatacatataaataaatataaaattatataataataaatatatatatattacaatatacataaaaaatatatataaatatgaatatataatatacattaaaaaaattttatacaaaatatatacatatacatacatatacaaataatataaaatatacatacattttacaaaattatacaaatacatacatataacaaaatatatacataaaatacataaaaaaatatatacattttacatatatacaaatatatatacatatacatacatatacaaatatattacaatacattatacaaattatatatatataatatatatataatatataatatataagtataatatatattaatagttttatataatatgtataatatatatattatatatatgtatatatattatatatatatatgtatatatatgttaaattttaaatttattatgtatattatgaaaatttttgtgtatatatatgtataattgtgtataatatgtattatatgttattgtatatatacatattaatatattaatatggatatattatatatataaaatggatatatggatatgtatatatatatataaaatcatatatataaaaattatatatcaatattaatatatacaatatattataactatatatatcaatatatatatactatccatatatccatattataatatatataataaattaaattttatataaatatataatatatatatatatatataaatatcatatatatatatatatatatatatatatatatatatatatatagatatatatatatatatgaatatgatatatgatatatatatatatatatatatatataatataatatatatatatatatatatatatattattataatatatatatatatataatatatatatatatatatgtatatatatgatatatatatatatatatatatatatatatatataatatatagatatatatatacatatatatattatatatatcatattatatatatatatatatatatatatatctataatatatattatagatatatatctatatatatatatatatatataaattatatatgcattatattatattaatatatatagtatatatatatatatatatagatatatatataatatatatatctatagctatataatatatctatatattatatctatatatatatatatatataatatatttatactaatatacatatatatatatatatatatatatagcatatatatattatatatatatatatatatatatatatatattatatatatatatatatatattttatatatatatatatatatatacatatatatatatatgtatatatatatatatgtaattattatatatatatatatgtattatatatatatgtatatatatacatatatatatatatatatatatatatatatatatataatatatagatatataaaagttcAGGAGACACCAATAATTCCTTACCTCAGCTTGACAGCTACATTCATCGCTGCCGACTGGGTAGATATAGGGAGCCGTGACTTCTGCGCGTTACTTTTGTCGGCACAGTTGTCACGTTTAGAGGCTTTCAGAGTCTCATAAATATGATTTTGGGTCAGTCCTTTGGCCTGTCTGGTCCCATTTACAAGGCGAGATTCTACTGATGAGGGTCCCGCATCTGCGTGTCTTATTACGTCATGGTCCCTACCAAAACAAACATCATCAAACTATTTACTAGAGTCCTTTTCACCAAGTGTTTTCTCTGATCACTAATTTCTTTACTTGTAAATGCAGCATTTTAAAAGAATAGTTTAAGAAACCACTTAATGTCATAAATTCTTTACAAAGCTATGGTGTAGAGATGTGAACCTACTTCAAAACAAAGCATTAAAGCATCATCAAGCATGCATATTTCTTTCAGCACTTTCCGATCCAATAATAactctcaaaaaaataaataacattatttcaaaagctacaaaatatttttttttttatcaaccatGCACTATGCCAAACAAAAACATGATAGGGCTTCAATCCAAAATCTTCcagatattattatttaaatgaaaGTTTCGTAATTTGTTAAAACTTGAGATTCTAATTTCAAgatttgtataaatatttcttaGCTCTATAAACCAACCATTTACAATAGGTAAATattgatcacttttttttttattaataaaattagtttCAAGACAGAAACAATACTCAAATAAAAGGATTAAATCCTAAATGAGCTAAGGCTTCTGCACTTAAATAAacaagttaaatttttaaaatactcttAAAGTAAGCTTTCATGTCTGCAAATATACATACCTAAATGTGTTGCTCTCCTTGGCCATATGACGTGATACTGTGTGGACATTTCGAGGAGGCAAGGGAACGCTGACCTCTAACCCAAGAACATGCAGATGATTCTGAAAAGTTTTGTTGCAACATATTTTTATTCAGTGATGGCAATACATAAGCTTCAGAATAGCAAATGCTTTGGCGCAGCTTGGATATACATATCTGCTGTCATAATGAACATCAAAATAAGCTGAAGTAATTTCCTAATTCTAaatgcagtaaatatatatacatacccttatCACCTATCAGGCTTTTAGGCTTGTATTTACCTGTGACATAGTGATATGAATTTCACTATGAGTACAGGCAAAACAAGATTTCACACCATACCCTATTGGCTACAGATCGCAGAGCATCATTTACAGTATCTATTGTCTAtattacacatatcatatataatacatatatgtatatgaatatatctgtgtatgtgtgtgtgtgtgtgtgtgtgtgtgtgtgtgtgtgtgtgtgtgtgtgtgtgtgtgtgtgtgtgtgtgtgtgtgtgttgtgtgtgttgtgtgtgtgtgtatgtgtgtgtgtgtgtgtgtgtgtgtgttgtgtgtgtgtgtgtgtgtgtgtgtgtgtgtgtgtgtgtgtgtgtgtgtgtttgatattaatatataatatatatatatatatatataatatatatataatatatatatatattataatatataatatatatagtatatataatatatatatatattatatatatatatagatatatatatatatataaatatatatatatatatatatatataagatatataatatatataatataatatatatatattatatatatatatatatataatagtatatataatatatataatatatataatacatataatatatatataatatatatataatatatatataatatatataatatataaatatatagtataatataattatataatatatatacactatatatatactatatatataatacatatataatatataatatatatataaatataatcatataatatatatataatatatatataatattataaataatatataatatataatatatataatatatatatataatatatatatatatataaatataatatatatatatatatataataatataatataatatatatatatatatatatattataatatatatataatagatattatatatatagaatatatattatatttatataatatatatataatattatatatataatatatatatatatatataattatatatatatatatatatatatatataactatattataattatatataatataatatatatatattaatataatatatatatctatatatatatatatatataataatttactaatatatatatcttattaatatattcaataccTTCAGacttaatgtttatataatatataatcttaaaatataaTCTACAAATACTtattaaatatactaaatatcatAATTCAAAgatctatatatcaataaaaatgaataagaatcacaatgatatatatagttctatataatatcttttcAGACTGTCATGGATTGATGTTAATTGTAATCAGttgtacaaaatataaacaaatatacaaatatatctaactATACATATTCAGGCTATATCAATCAtaatatagttatcatatatagagctagataataatatatattaatactaaaacaTCACTGTTAATAtagcaatgtatatataatatatcacaatgggaatattatagaataatataatatatctatatagatataattatattaaaatatattcatatataaatatatatatatatattatatatatatgtatgttgtgtgtgtgtgtgtgtgtgtgtgtgtgtgtggtgtgtgtgtgtgtttgtggtgtgtgttgtgtttgtgcgtgtgtgtgtgtttgtgcgtgtgttgtgtgtttgtgcgtgtgtgtgtgtgtgtgtgtgtgtctgtgtgtgtttgtggtgtgtctgtgtgttgtggtgtgtcttgtgtgttgtggtttgtgttttgtggtctgtgtgtttgtgtgtgtgtctgtgtgtggtgtgtgtgtgtgcttgtgttgttttgtgtttgtggtgtgtcgtgtgttgtgcgtgtgttgtttgtgctgtgtgtgtttgtgcgtgtctgtgtgtgttttgtggtgtgatgtgtgtgtgatgtggtgtggtgtgagtgtagtgtgcgtgtggtgtgagtgtgatgtggtgtgtggtgtgtgagttgatgtggtgtgtgtgtgtgtgtgtgtgtgtgtgtatgtgttaatctatgtatgtatgcatgcacatgtgtgtttgtacatataagcgcgtgttcgtgtgttcgtgaatgtgaatgtgaatgtgaatgtgaatgtgaatgtgaatgtgaatgtgaatatgaatgtgaatgtTGTATGTGCAAGTGAGAATgtgttcatctgtgtgtgtgcatatgtttgtgtatacgcaTGAGcatgtgcatgcgcgcgtgcTTGTAAGCTTGTGCGCCAGTGTTTGTTTGTCCCGGTGTATAAAATTTTCAATTCTATGcgttttacattttatatgaGGGATCATAATCCAAGTATACTTACGAAGTTGAGGCTTCAATATCCGCGAGAGCTATCCTTGCATCCCTCGTGTCTGCTATTGTGTTCCTTCTCTTGACTCGCTTCCGGCGTCGCTTCCCCTTGTGATACTCGAACTGAAagggcgagcgagtgagtgacCCTTTTTGTGACGGACGGATGGTATGGGTCGAAGGGACAGGCGGGATGGAGGGCCCGCGTGTGGGTGGGAGGCAGTCTGACTGAACAGACTGGGGGAAATGAAAGAGCCTGGGCCATGAATGAATTAGAGGGAATATTTAACACATCTGGCTCTCGGGTTCATTAAATGAATGAGAGTAATACAGTTAGGAACGACACAAAGGACGATGAGAGTTGATACTGACATTAATCAAATTAATTAATGTAGTAAAAAATGTGCGAGTGAATCAACCCTTCGACGCCCACGGCCAGAGGTCCTAGAGGCCATgacaactaaagaaaaaagaagacaaaaaataataattaaaactttCCAGCCAATCAACTTAACTTAAAGCCGACGCAACAGAGCACAAGGATCCAACTCACGTGTATCAACGATTGGCGGAACTTCTCGAGGCGCTTGAAGCTGGAGCCGGAGACATCGATAGGGACGAGTTCAGGCGGGTACTtcagggagagggcgaggacTCGTTGCTCTGGCGACGGCAGTTTGTGCGGTGTGGGCTCCTGCTGATGGGTCACCACGGTCGCGGGCGCTGACGGGGACACCGGCGCCAGCGACACCTCCGTCAAGGTTTCGTCGTCAGAACACCATTCCCGCAGCGCAACGAAGCTCGCGGGCTGGAAGCACGGAAGGGGGACATTAGTGTTAAGAAAACTTGGAGAGTTATATCTCTTGTTACGTCATCTAGCAATGGCAAAGGAGGATCCATCCTGAAGGGCATTCATCTCTCGTAAAAGGAAGGGGACGTAAGAAGCAAGTCTGAGATAATCAAAATGAGGAATTATGCAATAAAACGATAAACTTGAGATGCAACAATGTATGACACAACGATATTCAAACAAATTAAAATAGATTAGTCTAATCTAGAAACAGATACACATTTTAGGGGAAAGAACAGCAAAGGACGCTCTACAACGTCGAAACTTCAGCGTAAAACTTCTCGACAGACAAAGAATGATTAAATTCCTTTATCACCAGGTTACCTTCTTGCTCACTCCTTGAGGCGAAGGACCCCCGTCTGGTTAGGCATCCCATCCCCTCGTTCCCTTATCTTTGGGCATGAGGGCACTGCCCTTCACGCTCCTCCGTGCTCCTTGGACAGGACTGGGAGTGTGGAGCAAAGAGGAGGCAAaggcaaaggagggggaggagggagaggggaggagggagagggggggggggggaggggaggagggaggaggaggaggaggaggaggaggaggaggaggaagaagaagaaggaggaggaggaagaagaaaaaagaatgaggaggaggaggagaagaaggaggaggaggaagaagaagaaggaggaggaagagaagaaggaggaggaggaagaagaaggaggaagaagaagaagaagaagaaggaggaggaggaagaaggaggaagaagaagaagaagaaggagaagaagaagaagaagaagaagaaggaagaagaagaagaagagggaggagggagggggaggggagggaggagggagggggagggggaggaggaggaggaggaggagggggaggaagagatagaaggaggaggaggaggaggaggaagagatacaaggaggaggagggggaggagatagacggaggaggagataggaggaggaggaagaggaagaggaggaagaggaggagaggaggaggaggaggaggagaggagatggtggCGGAGGAGTAGAACGGCGACACGGTGAGTGGGCGACAACGAGCAGCAGGAGAATGAGGACAACGAGGAGGATGGTTGGCAatgaagaggcggaggaggaaaggaggagaagacgaaggcggtgggggggggggggggagtgggccaGCACAATGGGCCAAGCCAGATAGGATCCTCCGGCGGAAAGAACAATTAGGACGTCAATTAAGGTCCCATCGGCGAGGTCGCTCAGATTTCACTCTATTTCAACCTCTGCGACGCGGCGAgtacctccccctcgccccctcccctccatcctctatttctctctccttcaaccCTCATCCGCCCTTTCGttaccatcatcccccccccattcccagcCCATCTTGGTCTTACCTCCTCACATCCTAATGATCAAATCAGATACACACTCACTATCTTAGTTTCATCTTGGTCCAAGTAAGAAAAAGCTTCACCCAAAGCTCTCggcttctattttctttcttttcctgaccAGTCCACGTTCTCGCCAATCTAAATACATGTGAACATCCCTTGAAAAATTAACATTCCCgcagcaataaacaataaaaatcgaATGCACTCCggaacttttaaaaagaaaaaatataggataCACAGACACCCAGAGACAGATCGAGACGAACAGCGACGGAGCGACCTCCTAACCCCAAgtgaagacgaaaaggaaaacgaaCGTTTCTCCTTTTTACATGTGTGTCCGTCCATCCAAAGGGAGCGTTGCCAGGGCGGGAAAGTGATTATGCTGTAAATAATGACCTGCTAATGAAACAAAGCTTCTCTcagggaaaaagtaaataaatgaacgtAAATACTTTTCACTGTTCACATTCATTTCTCGCCATAAAATGTCCGaagataattatgttattaattccATAACAACTTAATTTTCTTCCCAAAACTACACAACTCGAAAAGGCTTGTCCCACACTAATTTACCGTTTCTGAAAATACCTTATACTTTTACTCGCCAGTTCTCCTTCTGCAATTCCTTGCCCCATCCCCACccgccccacacgcacacaacacagccGCACTGCAGAATACTTCTCAATTACGTTTTAAATTTCaggttttttattctttctatcgTACTGAGACTCAATCGCCCTTTTCCTCTAAGCCTATAAAAgcgtgtttttctctttttttttctttacaacatAGCCTGATATGCCGGGGCTTGTTGTTGAATCCATATGCATTTGATAACCGGAAAAAAGACTGTAGGAGACTCAGTTCTATTTACCTTACTAACGTTTGTaattaatacaaacaaaaacacacacatacacgcagagagagagagagagagagagagagagagagagagagagagagagagagagagagagagtgagagagagagagagagagagtgacagagagagagagagaatgacagagagagagagagaatgacagagagagagagagagagagagagagagagagagagagagagagagagagagagagagagagagagagagagagagagagagagagagagagagagagagagagagagagagagagagagagagagagagagagagagatgagagatgacagggagggagagagagagaaaaagggagagggggggagagggagaggtaaagggagagagggagagggagagggggagagggaaagggaggg encodes the following:
- the LOC119574456 gene encoding uncharacterized protein LOC119574456 isoform X1 — protein: MAKESNTFRDHDVIRHADAGPSSVESRLVNGTRQAKGLTQNHIYETLKASKRDNCADKSNAQKSRLPISTQSAAMNVAVKLSAGGLGHPSPRPPKVHFKR
- the LOC119574456 gene encoding uncharacterized protein LOC119574456 isoform X2 → MAKESNTFRDHDVIRHADAGPSSVESRLVNGTRQAKGLTQNHIYETLKASKRDNCADKSNAQKSRLPISTQSAAMNVAVKLSRSQQSPRK
- the LOC119574455 gene encoding NHS-like protein 1 codes for the protein MNTKQIHKKILTRLLLSQLPRRSAFPAEGDLRSFSERREHFRSRDPASGQELFTQESRPPELVQLYRDATETPIHIMREIDQLRDDGIRSSRFFMCEPVLGDSLKKEKLRKLNLDIETRRPASFVALREWCSDDETLTEVSLAPVSPSAPATVVTHQQEPTPHKLPSPEQRVLALSLKYPPELVPIDVSGSSFKRLEKFRQSLIHFEYHKGKRRRKRVKRRNTIADTRDARIALADIEASTS